TGGGTAAGAATCAGTATTCCGGAAACAGGCGTTTATCAGCTTACCAACAGTCTGATTCAACAGGCTGGTTTCTCTGACCTTTCTAAAGTAAAGGTCTATGGCTATGGCGGCGGACTACAACCTGAAGTGCTCACACAAGACTATCTCACCACGACCGACGACCTACAGGAAGTTCCCACCTGTACCATCGATGGTCACCGACTGTTCTTTGCCGTAGGTCCAGTAAACTGGGGAACAGCAAAAGACATCCAACGACAGCGTAACAACTATTCGACAAAAGGATACTATTTCCTGACAGAGAACGACAATAATCCCCTGACTATTGACGAGGAACAGTTCCGCACTAATTTCACTGACCACCCCAACAACTATCACTCTATCATAGAGCCCGAAGAGTTTGCCTGGTATCATGGTGGACGCAACCTCTACGAGAAAGCAACCATCAGTACGAGTGGCAACAGCTATACCTTTACTTCTCATGAGGATGTAGCATCCATAAACGTCACAATGACCTACAACGGCTATTGCTCTGCCAATGTAGCCGTCAACGGCACTAACATCGGTTCTATTGTTGTCAATGCCACTACGGTAAGTCAGGGAGTGAGCTATTTCACGAAGTCCACCCACAGCTATGTGGCCAGCTACACCTGGAAATTCAATAGCACAAGCGTAAACAAAGGCGAAAACACCATAACGATCACCAAGACTGCGGGTACAAACACCAATATGCGTCTTGACAATATCACCGTTATCTACACTTCGCCTCGTTCTATGCCCGATATGGCTTCAATTCCCGAACCAACATTTGAGAACGAGATTACCAATCAGGACCGCCATGCCGACAAAGCTACCGATATGGTCATTCTGATTCCAGAAAGCAATAAACTAAAAGAACAGGCAGAACGGCTCAAGACTTTCCATGAACAGAACGATGGTCTTCGCGTAAGAATCATTCCCGTCAACGAACTTTACAACGAGTTCTCCAGCGGAACACCTGATGCCACCGCCTACCGCCGCTATCTTAAAATGCTCTACGACCGTGCGGACAGCGATGCCGACATGCCCCGATTCCTGCTGCTGATGGGCGATTGTGCCTGGGACAACCGAATGCTGATCAGTGACTGGAAATCTACCGTACCCGAAGATTTCCTGCTCTGCTATGAGAGTGAGAACTCCTTCAGTGAGGTTTACTGCTATGTAAGTGATGATTTCTTCTGTCTGCTCGATGACAACGAACGGATAGACAATTATATGGGCAAGCCCGATATGGCAGTAGGCCGTATTCCTGCCCGTTCGGCTGCTGAGGCAGAAATCGTTGTCAACAAGATCATCAGCTATGCCACCAACGAGTATGCCGGAGCTTGGCAGAACACCCTTTGCTTCATGGGTGATGACGGCGATAACAACCAACACATGGAATGTGCTGAAGAGGCTGCCGAACTGACAAGAAGTATGCATCCGTCATTCAACATCAAGAAAGTCTATTGGGATGCCTACAATCGTGTTGTATCCGCCACAGGCAATGGCTATCCCGATGTTACCCGACTACTGAAGCAGCAGATGCGCGACGGTGCATTGATCATGAACTATAGCGGTCATGGTGCAGCCTACTGCATGTCGCACGAGCAGGTACTCAAACTGAACGATTTCGCCGAGACCACATCTATGCGACTGCCTTTCTGGCTCACCGCCTCCTGCGATATCGCACCCTTCGACGGACAGGTAAGCAATATCGGTGAAACAGCCCTTATGAACCCGAAAGGCGGAGCTATTGCTTTCTACGGAACGTCGCGTACGGTATTCCTCGACAAAAACAGGATTATCAACCGCATTTTCATGAAGCACGTACTCACTATCGACAGCATAACAGGCAAGCGTGTCACCATCGGTGAGGCCAACCGTCTCACTAAAAACGAACTGATCAGTTCTAAATACGACACCACGATCAACAAGATAAACTACTCTCTTCTGGGCGATCCTGCACTGGCACTGGCCTTCCCCACCCTGAAAGCAGTGGTTGACAGCATCAACGGACAGCCGGTATCAGCCCCAGAGCAGAAACTCAGTTCCGGCTCACTGGTGACCATCAGCGGACACATTGACGGGCATGAAGACTTCAATGGCGTTGCCACCATCACCGTTAGTGATGTGGAAGAGAAAATCGTTTGTAAGAGAAACAATGGTGAAGAAATAGCCATGACCTACCTGGACCGTCCCAGCACCATCTACAACGGTAGCGACAGCGTGGCAAACGGACGTTTCAAGTTCACCTTTGCCGTACCCCGTGACATCAGCTATAGCGAAAACAGCGGGCGCATGCTGGTATATGCTGTCAACAACACCAAGAAACTTCTGGCCAACGGCCGACAGGAAGGCTTCATCATGAGTGGAACAGAAGAAAAAGCCAATGACGGCATTGGTCCAAATATCTACTGTTACCTGAACTCACGCTCGTTTGTCAATGGCGGTGAAGTAAACAGCACCCCCTATTTCTATGCCGAACTGAGCGACAACGACGGCATCAATGCTGCCGGTAGCGGAATCGGTCACGACCTGGAACTGATTATCGATGGTGACTTGTCGCGCACCTATATCCTGAACAACTATTTCAGATATGATTTCGGCGACTACAGCAGTGGTACCGTTGGCTATAGCCTGCCAGAGCTTGAAGATGGCAATCACAAACTGTTGTTCCGTGCCTGGGACGTATTGAACAACTCATCTACTGCCGAACTGTCGTTCAGTGTCAATTCAAAACTCAAGCCCGTATTGCTGAACATTGTCTGCACTCGCAATCCGGCCAACAGCACAACCCGTTTCCTTATCAGTCACGACCGCACAGGCAGTCAGATGGATGTCACACTTGAGATTTTCGACACCTCAGGACGCATTCTTTGGACAAAGACAGAATCGGGTGTATCTACCGACGACACCTATGCCATAGACTGGAATCTCACCGGTAGCCATGGTGGCAGACTACGCCCAGGTGTCTATCTTTATAGAGTGCGCATTAGTTCAAATGGCAGCCAAGAGGCCACACAAGCCCAAAAGCTGATCATCACAAAATAATAATTCTGCATCTTTGCACGTTAATAAAGATAATGAAAACAATATCCAAACTCTTTCTGACCATTGCTGTGGTTTTCTTTGCCCAGCTGGTCTATGCTGACGACTACAAGACCAGCACGTTCAATCCCGTTGAACACGCTGTCATCTCTCAGACCATTGCGCCTGACGCCCGTGCTGCGGGTATGGGCGATGTAGGTTGTGCCACCGACCCCGATGTCAACTCACAGGCATGGAACCTGGCAAAATATCCCTTCTGCATCAGTCGTGCAGGTATCGCACTCAACTACACCCCCTGGCTCCGCCAACTGGTAAACGATATCGACCTGGCCTATGTAGCCGGTTACTATCGCATTGGCGATCGTGGTGCGCTGTCAGGCTCACTGCGCTATTTCTCTTTAGGTGAAGTATATACCGACATCAATGGCGAAGATGCCTCAATGACAGTAAAGCCCTATGAGATGTCGCTCGATGCCGCCTATTCTATGATGCTCAGTGAGACCTTCTCGTTTGGTGTCGGTCTGCGTTGGATCTATTCCGACCTGCGCTATGACTACAGCGAAGACTCAAAACCGGCCTCTGCCTTTGCTGCCGACATTGCCTTCTATTATAACAACTATATAATGATGGGCAATCGCGAATGCCAGTTAGGTCTCGGTCTCACCACCACCAACATTGGTAGCAAGATTTCCTATTATGGCGATGAAGAAAGCCAGTTCATTCCTGCCAACCTTCGTTTAGGTGCATCGCTGATGGTTCCTGTAGATGAGTGGAACCGTTTCTCCATAGCTGCCGATGCCAACAAGCTGCTGGTTCCCACCGTTCCTGTTCAGGGAGTAGATGAGAACAACAGTGACTATCAGGACCGTGTTCGACGTGAATATTCCGATGTGAGCAGCATATCCGGTATTTTCAAGAGCTTTAGTGATGCTCCTGGCGGTTTCAAGGAAGAGATGGAAGAGATACAGTGGAGCGTAGGTGCCGAATATGTGTATCACGATCAGTTCTCACTCCGCGCCGGTTATCACCACGAGTCAGAATCAAAGGGCAACCGTAAGTACTTCACTGTAGGCGGCGGCTTCCGTATGAATGTATTCTCACTCGATGTAGGCTACGTCATCTCTACAGCACAGTCTAACCCTCTCGACCAAACACTTCGTTTCACCCTTGCCTTCGATATGGACGGCATTAAAGACCTGTTTAAATGAAAATAAGAGTAGGCTTTGGATTCGACGTCCATCAGTTAGTAGAAGGACGCGATCTCTGGATGGGCGGCATCAAGATTGACCACAAACTTGGACTTTTAGGCCATAGCGATGCCGATGTATTGATTCATGCCATCTGCGATGCACTGCTGGGTGCAGCCAACATGCGCGACATAGGCTATCATTTCCCCGACACCTCTGCCGAGACCGATGGCATGGACAGTAAGATTATCCTGAAGAAGACCATCGAGCTGATAGCTACGAAAGGCTACAAACTGGGAAACATCGATGCCACCATCTGTGCCGAGCGTCCAAAGATGAACCCTCATATCCCAGCCATGAAAGAGTGCATGGCCAAGATCATCGGCTGCGACATCGATGACATCTCCATCAAGGCTACCACCACCGAGAAACTTGGTTTCACCGGTCGCGAAGAAGGCATCTCTGCCTACGCCACCGTATTGGTCACAGCAGAATAAACCCGAGATCTTCATTCTATCTTGTTTTTTTGTTTATTCGGAAACTATTCTTAATTTTGCAGCAGATAATAATGCGACTATGACTGCGACACAAATGCTTGCCGAGATTCTTCGCAATATGAGCATCATTGCTGAAGATGAAAACCTGCTGAAACGAGCAGCCAAATACCTGCGTAAGTTGGCGACAGAGAAGAAGGATTCCTCTTTGATGACGAAAGAAGAATTCTTCGCAAAGATTGAGCGTGCCGAGAAGGATATTGCAGATGGTAAAGGCACCACCTTTACGAACAAAGATGATATGAACGCTTGGTTAAACTCACTCTGATGAAAATTACATTTGTATCTATAACTGCTTTAATCATAACGTTGCCTTTTCACGTGCAACAATTTCTTCACGCGCTAATCGTATTTCCTCGTTGATTTCGTCGAGTGTGAGTTCTGGTCTGTCACTGGCAGCAACCATTTTCTTGAATTCACGGAATTCTCTTAAAGCTTGGTCTTCTACTTCTGGGAGATTTGCACTTATCTTGAAAGGAATGCTTCGTGTCCTTACTACGGCATTCGCGAAGATGTTGATAGCAGCATTTACACTCATGCCCATACGTGCACATAGTGCGTCGAAGTTCTGTTTCAGCTGTGCGTCCATCCTTACGGTCATTGATACTTGTGCCATAATCTTTGTCGTTTTAATCGTT
The sequence above is a segment of the Prevotella sp. E9-3 genome. Coding sequences within it:
- the ispF gene encoding 2-C-methyl-D-erythritol 2,4-cyclodiphosphate synthase, with translation MKIRVGFGFDVHQLVEGRDLWMGGIKIDHKLGLLGHSDADVLIHAICDALLGAANMRDIGYHFPDTSAETDGMDSKIILKKTIELIATKGYKLGNIDATICAERPKMNPHIPAMKECMAKIIGCDIDDISIKATTTEKLGFTGREEGISAYATVLVTAE
- a CDS encoding type II toxin-antitoxin system RelB/DinJ family antitoxin, producing MAQVSMTVRMDAQLKQNFDALCARMGMSVNAAINIFANAVVRTRSIPFKISANLPEVEDQALREFREFKKMVAASDRPELTLDEINEEIRLAREEIVAREKATL
- the porV gene encoding type IX secretion system outer membrane channel protein PorV encodes the protein MKTISKLFLTIAVVFFAQLVYADDYKTSTFNPVEHAVISQTIAPDARAAGMGDVGCATDPDVNSQAWNLAKYPFCISRAGIALNYTPWLRQLVNDIDLAYVAGYYRIGDRGALSGSLRYFSLGEVYTDINGEDASMTVKPYEMSLDAAYSMMLSETFSFGVGLRWIYSDLRYDYSEDSKPASAFAADIAFYYNNYIMMGNRECQLGLGLTTTNIGSKISYYGDEESQFIPANLRLGASLMVPVDEWNRFSIAADANKLLVPTVPVQGVDENNSDYQDRVRREYSDVSSISGIFKSFSDAPGGFKEEMEEIQWSVGAEYVYHDQFSLRAGYHHESESKGNRKYFTVGGGFRMNVFSLDVGYVISTAQSNPLDQTLRFTLAFDMDGIKDLFK
- the porU gene encoding type IX secretion system sortase PorU; translated protein: MKQYALIFIALLCALTNISAQEFFNLTASDVKIDTLLPVFNHQFDLGTNYADSTYEVAIEYPEFIDMTPTDVMRYHHISNEKLPELPAVSQYLAVDRKKGKLCVSFIPLVEREGKLQKLVSFKLALHGKPVSKNLAPRRASTANGRYADHSVLASGRWVRISIPETGVYQLTNSLIQQAGFSDLSKVKVYGYGGGLQPEVLTQDYLTTTDDLQEVPTCTIDGHRLFFAVGPVNWGTAKDIQRQRNNYSTKGYYFLTENDNNPLTIDEEQFRTNFTDHPNNYHSIIEPEEFAWYHGGRNLYEKATISTSGNSYTFTSHEDVASINVTMTYNGYCSANVAVNGTNIGSIVVNATTVSQGVSYFTKSTHSYVASYTWKFNSTSVNKGENTITITKTAGTNTNMRLDNITVIYTSPRSMPDMASIPEPTFENEITNQDRHADKATDMVILIPESNKLKEQAERLKTFHEQNDGLRVRIIPVNELYNEFSSGTPDATAYRRYLKMLYDRADSDADMPRFLLLMGDCAWDNRMLISDWKSTVPEDFLLCYESENSFSEVYCYVSDDFFCLLDDNERIDNYMGKPDMAVGRIPARSAAEAEIVVNKIISYATNEYAGAWQNTLCFMGDDGDNNQHMECAEEAAELTRSMHPSFNIKKVYWDAYNRVVSATGNGYPDVTRLLKQQMRDGALIMNYSGHGAAYCMSHEQVLKLNDFAETTSMRLPFWLTASCDIAPFDGQVSNIGETALMNPKGGAIAFYGTSRTVFLDKNRIINRIFMKHVLTIDSITGKRVTIGEANRLTKNELISSKYDTTINKINYSLLGDPALALAFPTLKAVVDSINGQPVSAPEQKLSSGSLVTISGHIDGHEDFNGVATITVSDVEEKIVCKRNNGEEIAMTYLDRPSTIYNGSDSVANGRFKFTFAVPRDISYSENSGRMLVYAVNNTKKLLANGRQEGFIMSGTEEKANDGIGPNIYCYLNSRSFVNGGEVNSTPYFYAELSDNDGINAAGSGIGHDLELIIDGDLSRTYILNNYFRYDFGDYSSGTVGYSLPELEDGNHKLLFRAWDVLNNSSTAELSFSVNSKLKPVLLNIVCTRNPANSTTRFLISHDRTGSQMDVTLEIFDTSGRILWTKTESGVSTDDTYAIDWNLTGSHGGRLRPGVYLYRVRISSNGSQEATQAQKLIITK